In Cellulomonas sp. Y8, the genomic stretch GCGGCCCGGCGCGCCGGGGGTCGTCCGCGGACCCCTACGCTGGGGGGCCATGGACGCCGAGCACCCGGGCGCCGGGGCGCCGCCGCCCCTCGCCGTCGTCGCCGCCGAGGCGGGCGTCTCCGTGCCCACCGTGTCGAAGGTGCTCAACTCCCGGCCCGACGTCGCCGGCGCCACCCGGGAGCGGGTCGCGGCCGTGCTGGCCCGGCACGGCTACGCGGTCCGGCCGTCGGGCAGCCGGCGCACGGGGTTCGTCGACCTCCGGGTGGTCGACCTGGACAGCACGTGGGCGGAGGCCGTGGTGCGCGGGGCGGCCCGGGCCGCGGCGCGGCTGGGCGCCGACCTGGTGGTGACGGTCGACTCCGACCCCGGCTCCGGGTCGGGCGGCGCCTGGGTCCGGCACGCGCTGCGCCGCGGGACGGACGGGCTGGTGAGCGTCGTCGGCGTCCCGGACGAGGCGGCGCGCGCCGACCTCGCGCGGGCGGGGGTGCCGCTCGTGGTCGTCGACCCGCGCACCCGGCCCGACCCGGAGCTGCTGGCCGTCGCCGCGACGAACTTCCGCGGCGGCCTCGACGCCACGGCGCACCTGGTCGGGCTCGGCCACCGGCGGATCGCCACGATCACCGGGCCCCAGGACCAGGACAACGCCGTCGCCCGGCTCGCGGGGTACCGGACCGCGCTGATCCAGGGGGGCCTCGTGGTCGAGGAGGAGTTGGTCCGCGGCGGGGCGTACGGCGTGGACGCCGGCTTCCGCGCCGCCGAGGTGCTGCTCCGCGCCGAGGACCCGCCGACCGCGGTGTTCGCCGCCTCGGACGACACCGCGATCGGCGTGCTGCGCGCGGCCCGGGAGCACGGGGTCCGGGTGCCGGAGGACCTGTCGGTGGTCGGATTCGACGACCAGCCGGTCGCCGCCTGGCTGGACCCGGCGCTCACGACCGTGCGGCAGCCGCTCGACGAGATGGGCGACGCCGCCGTCGCGCTCGCGCACCGGGCGCGGCAGGGCGGCGGGCGCGGGCACGCGCACCTGGAGCTGGCGACGCGCCTCGTCGTGCGGGCGTCGACGTCCGCGCCGCGACCGCGCTGACGCGCCCACGCCCCGACGCCGGGTCTCCGAGCTCGGACTCGTCCCGCTGGGTCGCGGGAGTCCAGGTCCGGAGACTCGGCGTCGGTGGTCGCGTGGAGGTCAGAGCG encodes the following:
- a CDS encoding LacI family DNA-binding transcriptional regulator, which gives rise to MDAEHPGAGAPPPLAVVAAEAGVSVPTVSKVLNSRPDVAGATRERVAAVLARHGYAVRPSGSRRTGFVDLRVVDLDSTWAEAVVRGAARAAARLGADLVVTVDSDPGSGSGGAWVRHALRRGTDGLVSVVGVPDEAARADLARAGVPLVVVDPRTRPDPELLAVAATNFRGGLDATAHLVGLGHRRIATITGPQDQDNAVARLAGYRTALIQGGLVVEEELVRGGAYGVDAGFRAAEVLLRAEDPPTAVFAASDDTAIGVLRAAREHGVRVPEDLSVVGFDDQPVAAWLDPALTTVRQPLDEMGDAAVALAHRARQGGGRGHAHLELATRLVVRASTSAPRPR